TGGTAGACCGAACTCTTGTTGTTGAATGTTCAAGATGAGCTTGACAATTGCTGCTTGATACTGAGACTGGTAGGTGACAATTTGAATCTTCTGAATATCTGATAATTCGCCTGAGAAATTAGGTGAAGTAGATTCTAACATTGAGCTAATAATCTCATTTCAATGCTAAACGTAATTTTGCAAGATTTCTCCTAGAATGGCGATCCCTTGCTCGATTTGTTCTGGTAGAAGGGTAAAATTCAGCCGTAAAGCAGGATAGCTTTGCTGTCCGCCTGGGAAAAAAGGCGTTCCTTCAGCAACGAACACGCCTCTGGCTAACGCTTTTTGACAAATTTCTGCTAGCGGTAAATGGGCAGGCATTTGCACCCACAAAAAGGTTCCGCCTTTGGGGATCGTCCAATAAGTCGCAGGAGGATAGTGACGCTGCATGGCGTTTAGCATGGCGTTGCGACTTTGCAAATGGACGGCTTGTAAGTGTGCTAAATGGTGGCGATAATGTCCAGATGCTAAATACTCGCTAACAATAGCCTGTGAAACTGTAGATACGTGAATGTCGTAGTGCAATTTACGCTCTACCAAAGGCTGATAATCTTCTCCAGTTACAACGAGATAACCGACCCGAATACCTGGCATGATAGTTTTAGAAAATGTGCCAGCATAGATGACGCGATCGGTTGTATCTAATGCTTTAATTGGCACTGGCACGGGTTCAAAATTCAGTCCTTCATAGGCATTATCTTCTAGTACGACACAATCATATTTTTCGGCTAATGCCAACAATTGACGGCGATGATCTAAGGAAGTGGTAAGACCTGTAGGGTTGTGTAATGTACTGACGGTAAATATTAGCTTGGGACGATAAGTGTAAAGATTTTTTTCCAACAACTCCAAATTTATGCCTTCAGGTGTCATGGGTATACCAATCACTCTTGCACCCATGTTGTACAGCAGGGATAGCATACCGTACCAAGTTGGACTTTCGACCAACACCCAATCACCAGGTTTGACATAGTGATGTACGGCTAACAATATTCCTTGTTTGGAGCCGTTAGTAATGATTAAATTATCTGCCGTGACATTTAAACCGTGCTGCTGTACCAATAGCCGCGCAATTTGTTGCCGCAGTACGAGCTGCCCTTGGGGTAAGTCGTAGTTAAATAAGCTACCCGATATTTGTTTCACGGCACGTCGAGCAACGCGCGGTAAATCGTCCAATCCAGAAGCTAAAGAAAAACCGCTACTGAGATCGATCGTCCCTGGTTGCTGACGGGCTTGCACCGATTTCATGTAGAGATTGAAAGACGAACCGCCCTGAAATTCTTCAATCAGTGGTGGTAGGGGGGGTTGTTCTAAAACAATCGTGTCTTGGGGTGGCGCAAATTGGTGCTTCGACTCGGCACGATCGATTTTTGCCGGACAGACGAAGTACCCAGATCCTTGACGGGCTTCTACCAGTCCTTCTGCTGCTAAGACGTTGTAAGCTTCAATGACGGTAAGTTTATTCACCCGCGTACTAGCAGACAGGGTGCGAATGGAAGGAAGCTTATCTCCCGATCGCAATGCACCAGTTTCAATCAAATGACGGATGCGATCGCAGATCTGGAGATAAACAGCCGTAGATGAGTGTCTTTCTATAGGAATTCTCACGATGCAATCCTTTTTAAAGATGAGAATTCAGCCTGTTTGAATATGATAAATGATTCATCTGAATCTGTGATGGTACACTTTGACTTTATTTACCTAGAACAGTTTTAGATCGATTCAACTGTTCTATTAAAAATATCTGAATCCGTACCTTATCGAATTTA
This DNA window, taken from Scytonema millei VB511283, encodes the following:
- a CDS encoding aminotransferase-like domain-containing protein — protein: MRIPIERHSSTAVYLQICDRIRHLIETGALRSGDKLPSIRTLSASTRVNKLTVIEAYNVLAAEGLVEARQGSGYFVCPAKIDRAESKHQFAPPQDTIVLEQPPLPPLIEEFQGGSSFNLYMKSVQARQQPGTIDLSSGFSLASGLDDLPRVARRAVKQISGSLFNYDLPQGQLVLRQQIARLLVQQHGLNVTADNLIITNGSKQGILLAVHHYVKPGDWVLVESPTWYGMLSLLYNMGARVIGIPMTPEGINLELLEKNLYTYRPKLIFTVSTLHNPTGLTTSLDHRRQLLALAEKYDCVVLEDNAYEGLNFEPVPVPIKALDTTDRVIYAGTFSKTIMPGIRVGYLVVTGEDYQPLVERKLHYDIHVSTVSQAIVSEYLASGHYRHHLAHLQAVHLQSRNAMLNAMQRHYPPATYWTIPKGGTFLWVQMPAHLPLAEICQKALARGVFVAEGTPFFPGGQQSYPALRLNFTLLPEQIEQGIAILGEILQNYV